ACTTTGAAGTTAGGAAAGCATATTTGGACTAGGAGGATGTACGACAACTTGGTTATTATAAAGGTAATGGAAAATTGAGATTTAGATATGGTATATTTGTGCCATTATCTTTTCTGaataatatttgtattatattaaatgtatataaTCGCAGATTCTTACAAATATTACATCAAGTTACAATGGGACCCATGGTacagttttatttataaacagTCAATATAGTGTCGtgatataatataacatattcAAATGAtgtattttgataaataaaaaattcgaAATCATTATGATGCATAagaaatatatcttattatataggATATATTATGTAGATTATTTGGCAAGTGATATTGACTGTTTATAgatttagtttttctttttgagtctaattaaataaattaaaattaaaaactatcgaccaatcaatttataaatttttttaaagattttatcaATGAttgagataagaaaaaaaatttaagtaacttttaattaatatataataggATAGTAggattaaattttaaaatagattttataaattaatttataagctTTTATAGATAACTTACACATTCTTataagaatttaaatatataataagccaaaataaataattttataaatgtatttataatttttataaaccatataatatgaaatttataagATGTTAATAGTTATTACaataatttatacaaaatataatgatttaaataacaatataaatttattatattgagTTATATAAATTGTGTATCGTATATTATTagatgtattttatataataaaaaaatgattaacattattaatttttctataattttaataaataattagttaccaaaattattatttgtaatattgtGTAGATTATTTGACAAATGATATTAATTGGCTATAgatttacattttctttttagttctaattaaaataaataaaaattaaaaataattgaccaatcaaattataattattttataagaattcATCTATAATCGACATGTAAACAAAAATCAATAGAATGACTTATcagttcatatatatatatatatcttatcatTCATGTTGGAAATGCAGTAATTGCGAATCTTACCAAAGTCGCAACAATTTATGAAAAAGTATAATTGTATAATTCTTAAAATTTAGAATAGTCGTCCGATTGTTGAGGTCAAATGTAtcaataactttttatttttacttctaACCAAATAGTTCCAAAATAattccaaaataatttttattactttgatcgtagaaagttaaaaatatttaacaactTTGAGAATATCtcttcataatttttattactaaatacTTTCAGTATTAATAACTGaaatatacttaaaaatattttattttaaaaatttatcataatTAAGTTTTATGAAAAAATCAACCAAAAACTCTAGGTGGATCAGTCCGGTCTAACCGTCTTAACCATATTTTAATCTTAACTGGAACACTATGTATCACAGATTCTGAGTCGTAAATTCGGAAGCACATGCATGTATGGGAATACCCTTTAGTGTATCATATATTGATTTACTATTTAGGAAAACATATTTAATGCCTCtcacaaacaattttttttttgaaatggcTTTCAaattaaagaacaaaaagaaatgaaaatgtTTACAAGCCCAAATGGCCTTAGTTAAGAACAAACCCACTAGTTGAAACTCATATTTTAgaaagagttattcttggattcaccccctatggtgaatctttaggttcaccaaccaatagaaacttgttATCTTAAAttgagtatcttttaaaaacggaaacaaaataattatcaaattacattatatttttaaaataaatgtaaaataaataaaaatagtaattaacaaaaaggGGAATTTGCTGTATATTTATAAGGGCCAAGAAACTCAAGAATCTAACCATTCTACAGTACAGGCCCATTGAAGAGACATGTTTGGGCGAAACTTGGCGAAACAACCCCTCCAAGCGCGTACGCGTGAGCAACAAACGTGAGAAAAAAACATGTGCTCAATTGGTTGTACCAAACCTATCGATAGTATAGTCTGTCAAATCAATATCCTAACCACACACTAATTATATTCAAAATCGCAAATTCCCGCTCTTAACAACTGTGTCGCTTTTATTAAACCGAGACCCATTTAATAGCTACTTATCTATACTGTTTCACTTCGAAAATAGTAAAGAGAAAGGAAAGATGTCTGAAGATGACGATTCCTCAAGAGTTAAAGCACTACGAGACAACGATCAGGTATGGAGTAGTGACTTTAAAGCTATTTATTACCGTTCATTGTTGTTGTTGGATGGATATGTGATAGGTTAGGTTAAGTATTTAAGTTCTTAATGATAGGTCCTTCATATCCGACTTAGCGTTGTgttgtttgttaaaaaatagaAGTGATAGAGAAACTGTAAAAACAGATAAGTTGGGAGTTACAAAGAAAATCTATAATCGTTATACTAGACTATACAGGCCAAATCAATAGAATAGCAAACTGATGAACATGTATCATATGCCTTTTCCTTGCAGCTGACTGAGCAGGACGACTGTACGGTGATAACGGGAACATGGGTCCGTGAGGAAGACGGAAAATGGATTTTCGATACCCTGATAGAGGATAAAATAAATACCATTACCGTGAACCCTCTAATGGAATACGAAGACTTGGTGAAACTGGTGAAGGAAACCCTGAACATCCGCGCAAAGAACGTAACACTCAAGCTCTCATACCAATATCCTTCATGGATGGAGATAGACGATGGGGATGGTTCAACACCACAGTTCATATCTGACGATCATGAGGTAGAGGTTTTTGTCCAAATGAGGCGCAAAATCGAGGAAGTTAACTTGTGTGTTACAATCTCAGAGGTGATCGATGGTATCCCAACAAACCATCGAAGACCCCACTATGCGAATGTAACAGATCAAACCCTACTGAAAAACAAAGATGATGAGGACAGTGAATCCGATGAAGGGTTTGAGGAAGACTGGCTCGAGTTTGCGATATCCGAAACACCTCTGACATGTCCTCCCATCCAGAATGACGTGGGTGGAAGTTTCGGTGTGCAGCCTAATCAGACTATTCCATACAACAGAAATGGAATAGTAATACGCGACCCACTGATACGGCTTGCGAGTCCTCCACACGAAGCTAGTTATCGAGGGAAAGGAAAAGGTATTGCTACAGAACCTGACAAATGGAAAGCTGCTGATAAACTCCTTCAACCACAAATGTCAACAAACAAAGGTGTATTCGGGGGAAATGGTGAGAGCAGTCGTACTGTGCGTCGTCGCTTGTTTGAGGATCCCCTCGCGCCACCCCAGGGAGATATCGAAATGGAGGAACCTTGCCAAGCAGAACCTGAGCCAATAGCACAACCTCTTCTTACAACCACTCTGGTTGCAGCTCAACCAAGTAGCCTATACACGTGGACACGATTCCAAGACTCTTTGCATGACCTGCTTAATGACGAAAGCTCTGAGCCGGTGCTCTTTGGACGTGATGCCCCACCGGTTATAGAAAGCACCGACGAGATTGGTAAGATATTTGAAAGACTATACTAAACGTAAATATGGTATAGAATGTAAACTGGCGTTCAATATTTGATCACCTGTAGGGTTGGTTGAAGCTTTAGAAGCTGTCCCATATGAAGGGGATAATCTGTTTGTGGGACAGGTGTTCAAATCAAAGAATGACTGCAAAATTAAGATTGCAATTCATGCCATTAACCGGAAGTTCCACTTCAAGACAAAGCGCTTAACCCCCGCCTTTACGGTTCTAATTTGCGTCGCCATAGACTGTCCTTGGAGAGTGTACGCTGCACGGATCGATGGAACAGGGAATTATCAGATAAGGCAAGCAACTTTGAGGCACTGCTGCTCGGTTGATGCGAGGAGGAACTACCACAAGTTGGCAACAACACAAGTGATTGGGGAGCTCATACAATCCCGATTCATCGGAATCAAGCGAGGACCAACACCAGAAACCATAAGAAAGATTATGCTGGACGACTACAACGTCAATGTTTCATACTGGAAATCTTGGAGGACGCGTGAAATTACTATGGAAAGTGTGTTAGGATCGATGGCCGGAAGCTACGCACTGATGCCTGCATACATGGGCCTGCTATTAACCACAAATCCTGGCTCCCTCTGCGTCATAGAAAAGACAGAGTGTGACGATGGAGGTGTGCTTTTTAAGTATGCCTTCATAGCATTTGGGGTATCCATCAAAGGCTACCGCTACATGAGAAAAGTAATTATCATTGATGGAACAAGTCTGAAAGGGAAGTAAGGAGGATGTTTAATGTCCGCTTGCGCACAAGACGGAAATTATCAAATCTTTCCTCTTGCTTACGCGGTGGTGGATAGTGAGAACGATAAATCCTGGGAATGGTTCATGATGCAGCTTAGAACCTTTGTTGCCAATTCAGACGAGTTGGTTTTCATATCTGACCGCCACGGTAGCATCTACTCTGCAATAACCAAGGTGAGCAATATAAATCAGGTTGACTGTCTATGTTAATACTATATATAGTATAGTCTAAATATTAGTGAAATTGTTATGTAGGTGTTCCCCTCTGCATCACATGCGGCCTGCACAGTTCACTTGTGGAGGAACATCAAGGCCCGTTTTAAATCTAAAAGACTAGCCTCTCTTATGTCGGCTGCAGCAAGATCGTATACTGTAGAAGGATTCAATAAGAAGTTTCTTGATATTCAACGTGCCAGCCCAGGGTGTGCAGTGTACTTGGTTGACATAGGTATGCAGTAcctcttatatattatacatgatCGCGTAGTTGTGTATACTAATTGAATAGTTACTGATTTTTTGCGGGTaagatgttgttgttgtgtactatactataaatattaataCGATAGTATAGTAACAAAGACTCTTCATTCCTGTGTCCAGGTTTCACTCATTGGACACGCGCTCATTTTCAAGGAGAAATGTTCAATATAATGGACTCAAATATTGCAGAATCATGGAATTCAGTGTTGAAAGAAGCCAGAGAGTACCCCCTCATCTCCATGTGTGAGTACATACGTACTACTATCATGAGTTGGTTTGCACTTCGCCGTGCAAAAGCTATGGAGCATAAGGGGGCACTAACGCTGATGGTGCAACACCAAGTGGAAGTCAACTTTGAGGCATCGACAGCGTTGGATGTATGTGGTATTAGCGAAACCGAGTTTCAAGTGAAGGCACAAACTGGAGAGTGTTTCTTGGTCAACCTCTTAGCTGGAACATGTTCATGCAATGCATATGAGCAGTTACGAATTCCATGTCGCCATGCAGTGGCTGCAGCTGGAAGAGCCAACATCCCAACCGAGTCATTGGTTGCAGCTGCGTACTTTTCGGACACGTGGCATAGCGCGTATGAGGCAAAGATTTACCCAATACCATCTGTGGGGGGAAAAGAAGTAGGAGGAGAGTATCACGGCGATCTCCTACCGCCTGCGGTGAAGAGACCACCGGGGAGGCCACGAAAGGTGCACATTCTGTCGCGAGGTGAAGACAAGATATTATTTTCCATATTAAAACCTCACTATACTTTTTCACATAACCATATAGTATAGTTTCATTACACTCAAATGCCATGATTGACTGAGATTATTATGTCCATATTATGAGATACAAATACATAGTCTCGGTAGCCTTTCAATATTTAATCTTTGCTTTAGCTTTAAGGATTGTGGTGTGTGTTGTGTAGGCTTAGGTTCTATGTATGGCTTTATGTTCGCAAAGCAACTGACTATACTATAATATTCTGATAAACAGTATGAATATTATTTGTCACAACCTCCACATTTTCAATTGTTGAACAGCAAGCAGGACGTAACGGTTGCAGGAGATGCACACGATGCAGGAAAAAAGGCCATAACAGAGCCTCCTGCCGTGGTGcgatataaaaaaaagtttattataaGGGGGGGCTTGTGGAAGGGGGGCAGGACTGAAGTTTTTGTTGCCTTGGCGAAATAAGGTTTCCACGCATCTGCGAAGATGGGGTGATGTTTCGGAAGCAACTATGGTGTTTTCAAGCTTCTAAAATACTAGTGTATACCAAACCTGTTTGCAGCATACACAAGTATTTTAGAGCATTCCATAAGTTGGTAGTTTAAGCATCTGTTAATAGGTTGTCGGTGCTGTTTGTATATATGGTCGCCACAATGTAACATTCCACTTTTGTGTAAGATAAACGAAAAGCCCTTATTCCCGTTAATCTTTTGCCTTTATCCAAACGCAAGACATAGATGCGGAAAgactaaactatctttcatatAGTATGGTAAAAAATATGAGTCCGAGTAGGGAGATAAAAACGGCACAAGtatcaaataaaaaagttaataCAACACATTATATGATTTGTCATATAGTATGCCTTTATAACAGAGGAAGACAAGTGTGATGTAGCAAATTAAAAACCCATACCACTCGGCGTACTATACTACACTTACCATATAGTATAGTGTaagataaacaaacaaacaaaaagccaTATGCACTAAACACAAATAGTATACTCTAAACCCATATAgttaaccctaaacccaaatcctataccctaaacccaaaccgtatactaTAAACCCAATCTGTAAACCAAAATACCAAACTCTATAAACATATAATACATTAGGCTATACTATAAAAGTACTATAGTATAGTCACAGCCAAACAAACAAGGATGAAAACATATGCACTAAACccaaaaactaaaccctaacccatATAGTAAACCCCAAACCCAATACCAAACCGTAAACCATATAGTAAAGCCTAAacctaaatactaaactttaaacccttACCGCATACTATAAACCCTATCTCTAAAGAAACACAATAACCATACCATACTTTGCGCTATACTACACGCTTTATATAGTATGGACGCAGTCCCAGttacgaaaccctaaacccaaatactaaacccaaaccgtataccaaATTGCGAACTCTAAATCTAAATCCTGAATTCTAAACCCATACTACTCCTCGTACTATACTACACTTTCCATATAGTATAGTGTaagataaacaaacaaataaaaagccATATGCACTAAACACAAATACTAGACCCTAACCCCATATAGttaatcataaacccaaatccgtaacccaaatcctaaaccctaaacccaaaccgtatactaTAAACACAATCTCTAAACTAAAATACCAAACTCTATAAACATATAATACTTTAGGCTATACTATAAACAACATATAGTATAGTCAAAGACAAACAACCAAGCATGAAAAATGTGcactaaacccaaatactaaaccctaaacccatatattaaaccccaaacccaatactaaaccctaaaccatatagTAATccctaaatcaaaataataaaccctaaaccctaaccgCATAAATAAACCCTATCTCTAAAGAAACACAATAACCATACCATACTTTACGCTATACTACACGCATTATATAGTATGGACGCAGAAAAGGAAACAAACATAAAGCCATAtgacctaaacccaaaccgtagtCCCAAATACTACTTAGCGCTATACTACATGCAGTATATAGGATGGACCCATACAAGGAAACAAACATAATGCCTAATgatctaaacccaaatcgtagttccaaatactaaaccctaaactcaaatactaaaccctaaaccctaaccctaaactcaaacccaaacccaaaccatataccgaAATACGAACTCTAAATCTAAATCCCGAATTCTAAACCCATACCACTCCTCGTACTATACTACGCTATACATATAGTATAGTGTaagataaacaaacaaacaaaaagccGTATGCACTACACACAAAAACTATACCCAAAACCCATATAGTTAACCGTAAACCccaatcctaaaccctaaacccaaaccgtatactaTAAACTCAATCTTTAAACCAAAATACCAAACTCTATAAACATACCATATGTTATGCTATACTATAAACATCCTATAGTATAGTCAAAGACAAACAAAGAAGCATGAAAACTTATGcactaaacccaaatactaaccctaaacccatatAGTAAACCCCTAACccaatactaaaccctaaagcATATAGTAAagcctaaacccaaatactaaaccctaaacccaaatagtaaaccctaaacccaaacagcATACTATAAACCCTATCTCTAAAGAAACCCTATACTACATGCAGTATATAGTATGGACCCAGACAAGGAAACAAACATAAAGCCTAATGATCTAAACCCAATTCGTAGTCCCAAATACCGAACCCTAAAccgaaatactaaaccctaaaccctaaccctgaacccaaacccaaacccaaaccgtataccgaAATACGAACTCTAAATCTAAAACCTCAATTCTAAACCCATACCACTCCTCGTACTATACTACGCTATACATATAGTATAGGGTaagataaacaaacaaacaaaaagccGTATGCACTAAACACaaatactataccctaaacccatatagttaaccctaaacccaaatcctaaacacaaatcctaaaccctaaacccaaaccgtatactaTAAACCCAATCTCTAAACCAAAACACCAAACTCTATAAACATACAATACTTTATGCTATACTGTAAACATCCTATAGTATagtcaaagaaaaacaaacaagcATGAAAACATATGCACTAtacccaaatactaaaccctaaaccccaaacccaatACTAAACCGTAAAGCATATAGTAAagcctaaacccaaatactaaaccctaaacccaaatagtcaaccctaaacccaaaccgcaTACTATAAACCCTATCTGTAAAGAAACACAATAACGTTACCACACTTTGCGCTATACTACATTCAGTATATAGTATGGACTCAGACAAGGAAACAAACATAAAACCATATGACCTAAACCCAATCCGTAGTCCCAAATACTACGTTGCGCTATACTACATGCGGTATATAGTATGGACGCAGACAAGGAAACAAACATAAAGCCTAATgatctaaacccaaatcgtagtCCCAAATactaaaacctaaacccaaatactaaacccttaaCCCTAACCATGAACCCAATccaaaacccaaaccgtataccgaaatccaaactctaaatctAATTCCAGAAATATAAACCCATACCACTCGGCGTACTATACTACACTTTACATATAGTACCACgtcatataaacaaacaaacaaaaaggcATATGCACTAACCACaaatactataccctaaacccatatagttaaccttaaaccctaaaccctaaaccctaaactcctacaccctaaacccaaaccgaataTATAAACCCAATATGTAAACCAAAATCCCAAACTCTATAACCATACCTTActttaatatatactattacCATCGTATAGTATAGTCCGAAACTAACAAACAAGCATAAAGCCAAATGCACTAAACCCATATAGTTAACCCTTAACCAATATGGTAAACcgtaaacccaaatcgtaaaccctaaacccaaaccgtatactaTATACCCAATCTCTTAACCAAAATCTCATGGCTAAACCGAAATCCCAATGTCTAAACCCATATCATAATATGTTCGATACTACAAATAGGATATAGTATAGTGGAATTGATAAAAGTTCAGTGATAGAGGaacaacaacatatatataggatATCGCCTAATTGGAATTTGGGTATGCGAAATTCACAGAAATATCCTATGTCATGTGTAGGATGAACATTTATTAGAAATGCGGATTGAAATCTGGAAACTTAGAATAATGGCATGCCcatactatattatatattatatggcATAGTCTGAGGAACGGCGAACTTAGAAGGGGAGAAAACATTTGCATGCAAAATAGTTTACCAGATATATAACTGCAATAGTAATTAATCAGAACGGATGCACGAAAGTTAATAACACAAACCACATAAGAAAACCAAAATACCGTTAATGACAATGTAATAAACATAGCAACAATGTAGAGTGTTTGGAGAAAGTaggtttaaaaaaaactgacaaAGAGGGAGGTCCAAATAAACAGGCACACAGACAATTAAATTAGAAGTAGTTATTTGGATGGGGAAACCGGAAAGTCAACCAAATATTTGGGGTTGAATGTCCCAAAAGCTTCAACTGCTTAGGTCTGAGCTGCAAGTGCAAGAGCCTCCGCGTTAAGATGTGCTGCCTGAGAGATGTTATTGCTGGCATGCAGTTCCATAAGTAGAATCGATGCAATACAAGAGAATTctgcaaaatatttaaaatccgTCAACACGAGCAACCAATCTAAAGGAATCAGAAATACAAACTATTCTATATATGCGGGGAAAATAGTATGGATAGTAGCGTAGCTCTTTGTTCACACAACAATGAGAGATCAAGACGCCTTATGGGCATTGCACCTTCGGCCGATGCTTTCCCGCTGTTAAGCCCTATAAGTAGGGGTAGAAGGACGACAATCGGATTCAAGAGGGCTACGATCTTGTCGTCACTAAGACATGACGGGTTACAATCTAAAACATGAATGCTCCAGTTGGCTATATCAACGACAACACCAATCCAATGCCACCTGTCCGCTTGAAATGGGAAGTATAATACTTGGACTTTAGCATCCCACGTCATATTAGGGAACCCTGGATTTGCGAATATATTGGAGAAGCTGAAATTGCCTATGTCCTTGACACGACAGAATTGCTGGTATTCAAGACGAAGGGATTCCACAAAAGATGCTGGCAAAAAATCATAAGTTGTAATCCCCGCAACACGGAGGCGCCTTCGAATAAATGTTACCACCATGTCTGCGGCCTGTAGAATTTAAAACATAAGGGGCGAATTGAGACGGTGAAAATATATAGTTACAGAGATTACCTTTGGTGTTTGCATCTGTGTTGAATCAAAAAAGGACTGGAAAACCGTATTGTCAACTGTAACACCTTCCCTTATATCGTACTCCCTACAaggaaaacataataaatattagtGGTTTGAGGTTTGTACGAATAAGGATGATGTTATGATACCTTGCTGTCTGCATAACGGTGCGAAAACCGGATACACGGAATGCATTAGGGCGCACACATGGTGCAAATCGCCCAACAAAAGGGCCAACATTTGTTTCTGCCACAAAAGACCCCGATGGTTTTGCAGGGGACGTCGCAATAGTTGAAGGGTCCTCAGGAATAGCTGGCATTTTGGTTTCTGGAACAAGAGATCCCGATGGGTTTGCTAGTGACGTCGCAGCCGGTGAAGGCTCCTCAGGAATAGTTggcattttggtttcttttccAGATTGTTTTGGTGTGGTGGTAGCAGCAGAGGAAGCCTCCTCCTTCATTGTTGGAACTTTGTTCGAAACTTTTTTTGCATGGGATCCACCTTTTTTACCCTTCTGTTTCTTGACAGGAAGTGGAGGAGGCGTATATTGGGAGTTCGGGCATCGAGCCCTTTTGCTTGACCGCCTCTGCCTTTCACCGTCAATAATGTTTTCGCTACCAAATTCGCCTGTTGTTGGTTGGTCTGTCACATCGGAGTTGAGTTGTTGTTCTGAGGACACACCCTGGGATGCCTGCGAAAATGTAAATTCACATTGTTAGTTATCCCCTAACAATGCACAAGTTGAAAGAAAGAACAGCTTAGTTTCAGGTATATACAGTCCATACTATTATTCCATACGAGTACAGTAtggaattaaaatatattaatcttatATTGTCTCCACCAATCCCAGATGTTTCAGGCGCATCAGAAGCGACCTGCAAAGCTGGATCGGAAACAAGAACATCACTTTCCATATCTACTGTCCCACCCTCGCTATGTCCTTCTCTATCAGGGGCTTCTGAATCAGTCTGCAAATGACAAAAAATTGGTAAGTTCCATACTATTATTGGCCCCAAAATAGTATGGAACAAACTTACCTCTTCGCTTGGAATCTCAGAAGATTGAGGCACACGTATAGGAAGCTGAGCAACAGCGATCTGCAAAGCTGGATCGGAAACTACATGATCGCTTTCCACATTTGAGGACTTATCTGATCCAATGGCACCCTCGGCATTTCCTTCATTCTCAGTGGCTTCAGAAACAGCCTGAAAATGACAAAACAGTAGAAAGTTCGGTAAGATCTTCAAATAAGTCTTCACTGTCAATAAGTTactatactatactattttagtgtatagtATTCTAGTTTGTAATAGTGACTAAATAATGTGGTTTCGCAATAATCGACGTTACTATGGAAACAAAACCCGAGACAAGCTACTTGAGACTCTACAAACAGGATAAATACACCGCACTTACTGCTAGCTCCGCAATTATATCCTCAATACAAGCAGTATCGCGTTCAGTCGGACTGGACATCCTTTCAGGTGATGCA
The Raphanus sativus cultivar WK10039 chromosome 1, ASM80110v3, whole genome shotgun sequence DNA segment above includes these coding regions:
- the LOC108847460 gene encoding uncharacterized protein LOC108847460 — translated: MQHLTLFICIYNIEEFGLPERLFQTGYEPSGRKRINNYFNLRWIEVVKGALTDAQQELLAESQFRQLMLMGGHTFSVMFAHKLLSRQLVTRKLYELWWLFAGKPIRYGIGEFALVTGLNCGLPPTSSLGGQEMVKGKKGEETITPDWIISKLAQKDKYKDEETRLRLSLLLLVEDPRLGEDLVSDDLPIEDIVDGVCARSVKINIVTVQTLELTGQAPVRSILCEGSDIPPLTAEKDDLRVNHMASDAKQSKGVGGLGASSSETVGQPGGNAEADQPENANTEGLPGVFDVSTLARLVATELHARALPIVTSLKEGICGEIQSLKDVLLGSSVRTQVRADDVRPVSTHPTVPYAVPETMTRPGESGRLSPGSLSPAFPVESPEDASPERMSSPTERDTACIEDIIAELAAVSEATENEGNAEGAIGSDKSSNVESDHVVSDPALQIAVAQLPIRVPQSSEIPSEETDSEAPDREGHSEGGTVDMESDVLVSDPALQASQGVSSEQQLNSDVTDQPTTGEFGSENIIDGERQRRSSKRARCPNSQYTPPPLPVKKQKGKKGGSHAKKVSNKVPTMKEEASSAATTTPKQSGKETKMPTIPEEPSPAATSLANPSGSLVPETKMPAIPEDPSTIATSPAKPSGSFVAETNVGPFVGRFAPCVRPNAFRVSGFRTVMQTAREYDIREGVTVDNTVFQSFFDSTQMQTPKAADMVVTFIRRRLRVAGITTYDFLPASFVESLRLEYQQFCRVKDIGNFSFSNIFANPGFPNMTWDAKVQVLYFPFQADRWHWIGVVVDIANWSIHVLDCNPSCLSDDKIVALLNPIVVLLPLLIGLNSGKASAEEFSCIASILLMELHASNNISQAAHLNAEALALAAQT